Proteins encoded by one window of Lycium barbarum isolate Lr01 chromosome 11, ASM1917538v2, whole genome shotgun sequence:
- the LOC132619779 gene encoding uncharacterized protein LOC132619779, producing the protein MALKVLQENASKSMKCTLEWNGEYGFEVKESWGNKFIVNLNSNTCTCRSWMLKGIPWYHAIAALRFRKLEPIDYVAHWYTKDTYLKTYNSFIQPVTNTEMWPKSTNPPVLPPEIKKLPCRPRKCRRKEQTENKTGKLSKRGVEMTCSLCHAKGHNKKGCPMHP; encoded by the coding sequence ATGGCTTTGAAGGTATTGCAAGAGAACGCATCAAAGTCAATGAAGTGTACTCTTGAATGGAATGGTGAATATGGCTTTGAGGTCAAGGAGAGCTGGGGTAATAAATTCATAGTAAATCTGAACAGTAATACTTGCACTTGTAGATCTTGGATGCTGAAAGGTATTCCCTGGTATCATGCCATAGCTGCACTTCGTTTCAGAAAATTGGAACCTATTGACTATGTTGCACATTGGTACACTAAGGACACTTACCTCAAAACATACAACTCATTCATTCAACCTGTTACTAATACGGAAATGTGGCCAAAGTCAACCAATCCTCCTGTCCTCCCACCCGAGATTAAAAAGCTGCCATGTAGGCCAAGGAAGTGTAGAAGAAAGGAGCAGACAGAAAACAAGACAGGGAAGCTGTCAAAAAGAGGTGTTGAGATGACCTGCAGCTTGTGCCATGCAAAGGGTCACAATAAGAAGGGTTGTCCTATGCATCCATAA